A region from the Rhodamnia argentea isolate NSW1041297 chromosome 7, ASM2092103v1, whole genome shotgun sequence genome encodes:
- the LOC115749790 gene encoding protein SCARECROW-like translates to MLKGGFEVVNRALDMTPPHELWDASGFSNPASARCAGSERNELSEWVEQVTKQLIDDLPETPRAGADRAFHANSEMASEDCVQSIIGDLRPRKAALRWNVIHHHLESNSNSIQSVNEASPSDSNGLGLLTLLLECAVAISVDNLGEAHRMLLELTQMASPYGPSCAERIVAYFAKAMSSRVINSWLGICSPLVDYKSVHAAFQVFNNVSPFVKFAHFTSNQAILEAFHRRDQVHIIDLDIMQGLQWPALFHILATRIEGPPHMRMTGMGASMELLVETGRQLSNFAKRLGMSFEFHPVARKFGEIVDLPHAVQLRRGETLAVHWLQHSLYDATGHDWKLMRLLEELAPRVITLVEQDVSHGGSFLDRFVGSLHYYSTLFDSLGACLPCDDPSRHWVEHGLMHREINNILAIGGPGRSGEDKFRSWRSELLGRSGSFMQIPMSANSLAQAQLILNMFPPAQGYSLVQGDGTLRLGWKDTSLYTASAWTSIACHHT, encoded by the coding sequence ATGCTGAAAGGAGGATTTGAAGTGGTGAATAGGGCTCTCGACATGACGCCGCCCCATGAATTGTGGGACGCCAGCGGATTCTCTAACCCAGCCTCGGCCCGGTGCGCCGGCTCGGAGAGGAATGAGCTCTCCGAGTGGGTGGAGCAAGTCACCAAGCAGCTCATTGACGACCTGCCTGAGACGCCCCGCGCAGGTGCCGACAGGGCCTTCCACGCCAACTCGGAGATGGCGTCGGAGGATTGCGTCCAGTCGATCATAGGCGACTTGAGGCCGAGGAAGGCTGCTCTAAGGTGGAATGTTATCCATCACCACCTTGAGAGCAATAGCAACTCGATTCAGTCGGTCAATGAAGCAAGCCCTAGCGATAGCAATGGCCTTGGCCTCTTGACGCTCCTCCTTGAGTGTGCTGTGGCTATTTCTGTGGACAACTTGGGTGAGGCACATAGAATGTTGCTTGAGCTGACCCAAATGGCCTCTCCCTACGGGCCGTCGTGCGCCGAGAGGATCGTCGCCTACTTCGCCAAGGCGATGTCAAGCCGGGTCATCAACTCGTGGCTTGGCATTTGCTCGCCCCTCGTCGACTACAAGAGCGTCCACGCCGCGTTCCAGGTCTTCAACAACGTTTCGCCCTTCGTCAAGTTCGCGCACTTCACCTCCAACCAGGCCATCCTCGAAGCCTTCCACCGCCGCGATCAAGTCCACATTATCGACCTCGACATAATGCAAGGTCTGCAGTGGCCGGCCCTCTTCCACATCCTGGCCACGCGCATCGAGGGGCCGCCACACATGCGGATGACCGGGATGGGCGCCTCGATGGAGCTCCTCGTTGAGACGGGAAGGCAGCTCTCGAACTTCGCCAAGCGGCTCGGGATGTCCTTTGAGTTCCACCCTGTCGCTAGGAAGTTCGGGGAGATCGTAGACCTCCCGCACGCAGTGCAACTCCGGCGGGGCGAGACGCTGGCCGTGCACTGGCTCCAGCATTCCCTCTAtgacgcgacagggcacgactGGAAGTTGATGAGGCTGCTCGAGGAGCTGGCCCCGCGGGTGATCACGCTGGTGGAGCAGGACGTCTCGCACGGGGGGTCATTCCTGGACCGCTTTGTCGGGTCTCTCCACTACTACTCGACCCTCTTCGACTCTCTCGGTGCGTGCCTGCCATGCGACGACCCGAGCCGGCACTGGGTCGAGCATGGGCTCATGCACCGGGAGATCAACAACATACTCGCGATCGGCGGACCCGGGCGGAGCGGGGAGGACAAGTTCAGGAGCTGGAGGAGTGAGTTGCTGGGAAGAAGCGGGAGCTTCATGCAAATCCCCATGAGTGCCAACTCCTTGGCTCAGGCACAGCTAATCCTGAACATGTTCCCTCCTGCTCAGGGTTATAGCCTTGTGCAAGGGGATGGAACACTTAGGCTTGGTTGGAAGGACACAAGCTTGTACACTGCCTCTGCTTGGACTTCTATTGCTTGTCATCACACATAG